In the Pseudoalteromonas sp. A25 genome, AGTTTTAGGTGCATTATGTTTGGTGATAATTATCTCCAATATCGTGATGCGAATATTAAAGCGCCATTATCCAAAGTTACGTAAACGTATTATCTCATGGCGCTTTAGAGCGGGCGTGACACTCTTAATTGTTATGTTTTTGGTTGTGGCATTGGTGCCAGTTGTTTTTATCAAAGTAGATTCTGGTGAGGTGGGGGTGCTTTGGAAGAGATTAGGTGGCGGTACCTACCTTGATAAACCATTTACCGAAGGTACCGTGTTGGTTATGCCATGGGATAAGCTCACAATTTACTCTAGCCGTTTCCAAACAGCTGATAGAGAAATACATGCTATTACAAATCAAGGTTTACGCATAACGCTCGATGTCACAGTTCGTTATCGCCCGGTTGTTGATCATATCCCGTTTTTACATCAACTGGTGGGCAAAGATTATATGAATGAAATGGTAATTCCTGAGGTCAGCTCAGCGGTGAGAGTTATTGTGTCTAATTACACAGCTGAGGAGGTATATGGTTCACAAAGAATGGATGTACAGGAGCAATTATTGGGAAAAGTTTTAAATGAGCTTAAACTCCAAGAGCAAACGATTCTCAAGGGAATAGCCGAAGACATGAAAGGCCACGCATTAGTTAACCTTGATGACGTATTAATTCGCAGTGTGAATGTACCAGAAAAAGTACATAACGCCATCATTGCCAAAGTAAATCAGCATTATCTGCAGCAGGAATACGATATGCGTTTAGAGGTTGCAGAAAAAGAGGCTTTGCGTAAAGAAACTGAAGCTAAAGGCATTGCGGCCTTTCAAAAAACAGTTAGCGGTGGCATTTCTGAAACCTATTTGAGATGGCGCGGTATTGAAGCGACAATAGAGCTCGCCAAGTCAAATAACGCCAAGGTAGTAGTGATAGGGGGCGGCAAAGATGGGCTGCCGTTAATTTTGAATACTGATAATAGTCTTGGTCCGTCTTTGCCTGCTGTGTCACACGCAAAAGATGCTAAAGAAGCAACAGAAAAGACAAATAAGGAAACTAAGAAAGAACCAGTATATCGTAGCCCAACAGCAAGTGCACACATCCCACTTGAAGAGGTCGCGCAACCATAGCAAAAATATGCCACGCAGTTTAGGCGGCATATTTATAATAATGCATGTTTAGATCTAGTAGTTCAGACGCTATAAAAATCGCTTATTTTCACGTTGAGAAATTAGGCTATGCTTTAATTATTGATTCAATAACTATTTTCAATCGAGGAAATTAAGAGTTTGCATGAAGTATAGTGCCATTCTGTTGTTGTTTTTGTCATGCAGCCTGTTTGCGCAAGCAGTAAAACAAGAGGACACAAGGTTTGTAATCAGCTATGTGGAGCACAAGGGTATCATTCATTACTACGTGCCGTTGTTGGATCAAGCGTATCGTAAGATAGGTATCGAACCAAAATTTGAATTGATAAATGATAAGCGTGCGTTAAAGCTATTAGATCAAGGCTTAATAGACGCAGATACTGCCAAATCGTTAGAGTTTGTTGACGCCTATAAAAATATCATTGTTGTACCAACACCAATAAGTCAAATTGACGTTGTTCTGCTTTGCCAGCCAAAGTTGCAATGTGATCTATCGGTACTTAAAAATGCCAATCGTTCCTTAGGGTTAATTGCAGCAAAAGAGTTTTATAAAGAGCTATTATCCGGCAGCACTATCAGTCTTGTTGAGTTTTCAAGTTTTGAAACACTTCTTAAAATATTTAGTCAAGATAAAGTCGATTATGCCATTGTTGTGTTTGATGATTACACCAAAGATGCCCTGTCCAATTACCCAAATCACTTCTTTATACAACAAAAAATTGGCTATCACCTGTTACACAAAAAGCATCGAGCTATCGTCAAGCAGCTCGATGAAGCGATTAAATCGGTCCGTGCGCAGGGCGGGTTTGTAAAATCAAATTAAGCGTTTTCGAAATAGACAGCAAAAGTGATACACTACGCGTTATGTCAATTATAGATGAGGTAATGTGTGGAGTGTCGTCTTCATTGTGGTGCTTGCTGCATCGCACCAAGTATCAGTTCTAGCTTTCCCAACCACCCAGAAGGCAAACCAGCAGGTGAGCGTTGTAAAAACCTCACAGATGACAACTTGTGCAAATTATTTGGTAAACCAGAACGCCCCAAAGTGTGCCACGACTTTAAAGCCACACCGTGGGTATGTGGGAATAATTCATCTGAAGCGATCACCATCCTAAATGAGCTAGAAACGCTTACAGGATGAAGATCCAATATACGTCTACAGGTGATGCAGTTATCACGACTCTTAAATGAAATGAAAAGTGGAACTAACGCTGTTCACAGACAGTGACTCTGATCTCATCCAACAGTTTTGTAGAAAAGTTTAGATTTTATCTGAAAGGCAGTTACCAACGAAGAAAGGACGTTGGTAGAGATCAAAGTTATGCTGCTTTTATACAAAGTCCTAATTTTGTCCTATAACATTATTACTCGTCGTTTTGGGGTAAAGTGACAAACTGGAATTTTCCGCCTTGTTATATGCCTGTTTACAATAGCAATTATCAGTGGAATTATGAAGGTATGTAATATGAGCCGCTTTGGTGTGTTATAAACTACCAAAGTGGGACAGAATAAGCTGTTAGCACTCTAAATGAATATCGAGATACCTGGATGATAGATTTTTCAATTTTACCTATATTTTTCACTGCAATTTTCTTTCTGGCCATATCACCTGGCCCAGATTTAGTTCTTATTTCTACTTACTCTTCGACGAAGGGCTTTCAAGCGGGATTCATGGTGGCTATTGGTGTCTTTTTCGCCGGTATTCTACAAACTTTACTCGTGGCTTTAGGCTTAGGGCAATTGATGCAATCAATGCCTATCTTTGCGTATGCTATAAAAATTTTTGGTGCCTTATATTTGAGTTACTTGGGTATAAAAATGTTAGGCAGTTGGTACCGCAATAATCAACAAACCTCCAGCACTCAATCTAGTAGTGAAAATTTAACCAGCTTAAGCTTGATAAATAAGGGGTTCTTAAATAACCTGCTTAACCCAAAGGCTTTATTATTTTTTAGTCTGTTTTTACCTCAATTTATAACGGGAACAGGCTCACTTTCAGTCCAAATTTTAGTACTTGGTGTTTTGCTTAGTAGTTTTGTTTTATTAGTAAACTGTGCATTTTCAGTAGCATTTAGCCAATTTGGTAAATTAGTTAGTAAAAAGTTTAACTTAGGCCGCCACATAGATGGGCTATTAGGCTTTATCTTTTTAGGTTTAGCAACTCGCTTAGCTACCAGTAAATAACGAGTGCTAACAAGGCCTTAAAGTCGGATTCGTTACGGTTTTAGGTGGAATATTTGGATTTAGGTCACAGGAACAACGCGGTAAGTCGGGTCGTTTCAAAGTGAATATTATAACTTTTGTCGGATGGCGGCGCTGAGCGCCTTATGCCGACCTACATAAAAGGTAGGTCGGTTAAGCCGAAGGCGCCACCCAACTAGCTTCTTTATGATCCTAGAATACAAAAAAGCCAAGCTAGGCTTGGCTCTCGATTCTTAACTCAGATTCTTAGTGCTGCACTTTTGGTGGGAAGTTTTGCAATATGTCAGCAACGGTTTTGTTGATAGATGCTTCTCTTTGCTCAGGTGTTTGCTTGTTGCGCAACCGACCTTCTTTCGCTCCGCGCCACACTAATTGTTTAGATGTATTGTCAATCACATCAATCACTAGTGTACCAACATCATACTCTCTGGTTGTGGTATGGGTTTGCACACCCCAACCCCAGTAGTTCCAGCGTACGCCATAGCTGGTATTGAGTGTGTCGGCTTCAATTTTACTCTCAACCGACGCATGATAGTTAATTAGCATGTCGGCATTTGCTTGCTCAACCAATGTAATACCTTGGCTTGACAATGTTTGTGCAATGGCTGCCCGAACACGTTTTTCCATCAACTCATTGATTTGATAGTCACTTGCGCTGGCTTGAAGTTTTGCATCTGGCGCCCAAGCAAAGGTTTTATAATTACCAAATTCAACCGACTTATCATAATCCCAATCAGGCGATGATGAGCAGGCACTGATTAGCAGCAATAGTGATGTTAATACAATATGTTTGAACATGTTAAGTCTCCTTGGCCCAGCGGGTTATCAACGTCCGCTGGGTATTCTTATCAAACCTTTAAAGATCAGACTGCTTGAGCGGTATTATGTTCCACTTCAATCCAGTCTTTTTCATCTACCCAGTTTTGACTACCATTTTTTACGCTACGTATAGGTACAATATAATCACAGCTAATTTGCGGTTTAACTGACGCAAATATGGGCACAAAGCCAAAGCTTAGCGCCGTCTCAATGATGGCTTTTTGGTTTTGTGGATCAATGTCAGCCGCTTCGTCGATGTAGATAGGAATACGATACAGCGTTTGTTCTTGATCAGAAAGCAAATAGCGTATAAATAACATACCACATAATAACTTAATGGTGATACGAGTACCGTTTGAGCCTGCTGAATCAATTTTATCAAAATGCTCTTTTTCGCCAGCGCGGTTTACCACTTCAAAGCGAATATCAAATAAGTCTGTTAACGTAAGCCCAGCTTTATCGCTGGCCAATTTAATTAAATGATCTTTAGCATCGTTTAGTGCTTTTTCATCACTTGGCTGAACCGACAACAAATCGAAATTATCGCCTTTTTCATAGTTATCAGACGTGCTAATAATGGTATCAATACTATCGATAAGCATTTTACGAGGGATAATATTAATCTTAAATGACTGTAAATTTGATATACGATGCTGACTTATGCCTTTGTTAAAGCTATTCATTTCACGGCGAAGTCTATCAAGATCTTCACGCAACCCTTTAATCGTTGCGGCAACTTCAGTAAGTGCAACGCGAGCTTGGCGGTCAACGGCGTCACGCTCGTTATCAAGGTTATGATAAGCGCTGATAAGCTTGGCATATTTACTATTTTCATCACTCTCATTATCAAACTTAGTGATACCTGCGTTATAGATGTGCAAATAAGTATTACGCACGTTAACACTTAAGTTTCGCAGTTCATTACACTCTTTATTGAACTGGTGTACTACTTCAGCGAGGTTATCAAAGTCGAGTTTAACGTCAATTGGGTAGGGGGTTTGCTTGCCGTTATAAATATCTAATGTGTGATCAATACGCTCTGATTTAACTTGACGTAAACGGTCACTTTGGCGAGTTAATAAATCTTGCTTGCTTTTTATAATAGAGCGTCGGTCAGAAATAGAGCCTGCATTACGTTGCACATCTTGCAAGTATTCGTCTACCTGCTCACGCTCCGCATTTAATTGTTCGCGCAGCAACTCCTGCGCTTCGACCGATTGCAACATAGTTTGATATTGTTCAAAACGTTTTAGCGCCGCCTCAAGTGCCATAAGCTCATCATAAAGCGCATCTCTTTCTTGTTGTTTTTGAGCTACGTTTGCAGCAACTTCACGCTGTTGCTTAAACTCAACTAAAGACTGCTGCAGGGCATCAAGTTGTGCCTTAAGTTGCTCTTTGTTTTCGCCACTTTGCATTTGCACTGGGCTCAGTTTTTTGAGCTTTATTGTTGCGCCGGGTAGGGTTAGCTCACCCCCCTTAACACTTGCTGATAGTAATTCTAAGAAGCCGCCAAAAGCATCTTCATCGGTAATCGTGATATCACCTTGATTAGTCGTCGCAAAAGACAATAAATCAGGGTTCAAAATACGCGATATCTCTTCAACTTCTTTGAGCGATAAGTCCTCGCGCATGCGCGTGAACAAATTAAACTCTAAGTTTTTAAGCTGCAGTTTTAGGCTTTTGATCTGCTTTTGGGTTTCATTAATACGATAATCAAGAGTATGTAAGCTCTGACCTTGCGCGCTATTAATTGAAAATGACAGTTGCTCATATTCTTTTTTAAGTAACTGCAAATTAGTTTTAAGCGTTGCGTGATTAGTGAGTTCAAATTCAGTTTTCAGCGCATAAAAGTCAGTAAACCACTGTTCAATCTGTGTTTGACGTCGCTCAATATCTCTAGATTGTTGTAAGTATAATTGTTGCTTTTGTTCAAAGTCGTGCTTTTCTTGCTCGATATCTTCTAATTGAACACTCAATTCGCTCATTAGCTCTTGTTGATATTGCTCATATTCTACAAGTGCAACGTCAATTTTAGGCGCGTAAGCTGCTAACTTACCTTTGATGGTTGCTTCGCTATCTAGCATGGCTTCGAGCGCAGCTATTGGCTCTTGCATTGATTCAAGGG is a window encoding:
- a CDS encoding prohibitin family protein, whose translation is MNIIIPPDIGLLVLGALCLVIIISNIVMRILKRHYPKLRKRIISWRFRAGVTLLIVMFLVVALVPVVFIKVDSGEVGVLWKRLGGGTYLDKPFTEGTVLVMPWDKLTIYSSRFQTADREIHAITNQGLRITLDVTVRYRPVVDHIPFLHQLVGKDYMNEMVIPEVSSAVRVIVSNYTAEEVYGSQRMDVQEQLLGKVLNELKLQEQTILKGIAEDMKGHALVNLDDVLIRSVNVPEKVHNAIIAKVNQHYLQQEYDMRLEVAEKEALRKETEAKGIAAFQKTVSGGISETYLRWRGIEATIELAKSNNAKVVVIGGGKDGLPLILNTDNSLGPSLPAVSHAKDAKEATEKTNKETKKEPVYRSPTASAHIPLEEVAQP
- a CDS encoding YkgJ family cysteine cluster protein — encoded protein: MECRLHCGACCIAPSISSSFPNHPEGKPAGERCKNLTDDNLCKLFGKPERPKVCHDFKATPWVCGNNSSEAITILNELETLTG
- a CDS encoding LysE family translocator, with amino-acid sequence MIDFSILPIFFTAIFFLAISPGPDLVLISTYSSTKGFQAGFMVAIGVFFAGILQTLLVALGLGQLMQSMPIFAYAIKIFGALYLSYLGIKMLGSWYRNNQQTSSTQSSSENLTSLSLINKGFLNNLLNPKALLFFSLFLPQFITGTGSLSVQILVLGVLLSSFVLLVNCAFSVAFSQFGKLVSKKFNLGRHIDGLLGFIFLGLATRLATSK
- a CDS encoding DUF4136 domain-containing protein, translated to MFKHIVLTSLLLLISACSSSPDWDYDKSVEFGNYKTFAWAPDAKLQASASDYQINELMEKRVRAAIAQTLSSQGITLVEQANADMLINYHASVESKIEADTLNTSYGVRWNYWGWGVQTHTTTREYDVGTLVIDVIDNTSKQLVWRGAKEGRLRNKQTPEQREASINKTVADILQNFPPKVQH
- a CDS encoding ATPase, translating into MNKLYGLSKLALLNTAGYAKCVIPLDKSASICAPNNTGKSSVINALQFPLINDLRLTEWDGHDLEETRKFYFSTDQSYILLEANLPHGDVVIGVAGLGKIAGFAHQFFCYPGKLSLDDFTQEKSIIKYTKLFKHLEAQGKKPIELKAQELNALLTGGATPFDGDVNLKMIPLNNVQDAAIYKEIFRRILNLHKLGANDVKRFMLRVFERHMSNSKVDFYEVWRRAFDKVNRSRRELNALESMQEPIAALEAMLDSEATIKGKLAAYAPKIDVALVEYEQYQQELMSELSVQLEDIEQEKHDFEQKQQLYLQQSRDIERRQTQIEQWFTDFYALKTEFELTNHATLKTNLQLLKKEYEQLSFSINSAQGQSLHTLDYRINETQKQIKSLKLQLKNLEFNLFTRMREDLSLKEVEEISRILNPDLLSFATTNQGDITITDEDAFGGFLELLSASVKGGELTLPGATIKLKKLSPVQMQSGENKEQLKAQLDALQQSLVEFKQQREVAANVAQKQQERDALYDELMALEAALKRFEQYQTMLQSVEAQELLREQLNAEREQVDEYLQDVQRNAGSISDRRSIIKSKQDLLTRQSDRLRQVKSERIDHTLDIYNGKQTPYPIDVKLDFDNLAEVVHQFNKECNELRNLSVNVRNTYLHIYNAGITKFDNESDENSKYAKLISAYHNLDNERDAVDRQARVALTEVAATIKGLREDLDRLRREMNSFNKGISQHRISNLQSFKINIIPRKMLIDSIDTIISTSDNYEKGDNFDLLSVQPSDEKALNDAKDHLIKLASDKAGLTLTDLFDIRFEVVNRAGEKEHFDKIDSAGSNGTRITIKLLCGMLFIRYLLSDQEQTLYRIPIYIDEAADIDPQNQKAIIETALSFGFVPIFASVKPQISCDYIVPIRSVKNGSQNWVDEKDWIEVEHNTAQAV